One segment of Triticum aestivum cultivar Chinese Spring chromosome 2A, IWGSC CS RefSeq v2.1, whole genome shotgun sequence DNA contains the following:
- the LOC123184862 gene encoding RNA-binding protein CP31B, chloroplastic: MGLARDVVDLSSDEEESFRRLSAGPLGWVSKLFDRVVIIGDSPEPPRKKGGSDGVGGADGGDEDCVVLDGDPDRPVAIARDKGAASDELEIVAVKGQIACRDFPPARHSCSEFPFSTTLHVKHCSKCYCFVCDAPAPCKNWDKGLLNDDHCHATDKETKWKTLRQLSKLNSLAASYPERYSNALYPTTSSLGRQQECTSEEHTSEDDGEYFEPDEEATVYVGNLPYDTESEYLPQLFKYAGTVESSEIIYNKETGQSRGFGFITMSTVEQAEKAVEIFHGSKLDGRLMTVNKAGASRTARTEDRRSPRWSGSSTAVKIYVGHLPYEVDDSRLKRLFSRYGDVVDAEVIYDYGGAGWRSRGFGFVTMATREEADDAIWDLDKQIWRGRELRVEVAKEERRGWTAGLGSRFRHAGPLLPFF, encoded by the exons ATGGGGCTGGCTCGCGATGTGGTGGacctcagctccgacgaggaggagagCTTCCGCAGGCTTTCCGCCGGGCCGCTCGGGTGGGTCTCCAAACTTTTCGACCGCGTCGTGATCATCGGCGACTCGCCCGAGCCACCCCGGAAGAAGGGCGGGTCCGACGGCGTCGGCGGGGCTGACGGAGGAGATGAAGACTGCGTGGTCCTCGACGGCGACCCCGACAGGCCCGTCGCCATTGCGCGTGACAAGGGGGCTGCCTCGGATGAGCTGGAGATTGTCGCGGTGAAAGGCCAG ATAGCATGCAGGGACTTCCCTCCCGCGCGACATTCATGTTCTGAATTTCCCTTCAGCACTACTTTGCACGTGAAGCATTGCAGCAAG TGCTACTGTTTTGTCTGCGATGCTCCAGCTCCATGCAAGAATTGGGATAAAGGTCTCTTGAATGATGATCATTGTCATGCTACGGACAAGGAAACAAAGTGGAAAACTCTGAGGCAGCTGTCCAAGTTAAATAGTCTGGCAGCATCTTATCCAGAAAGATACTCGAATGCTCTGTACCCAACAACGTCGTCACTGGGACGTCAGCAGGAGTGCACATCAGAGGAGCACACATCGGAGGACGATGGGGAGTACTTCGAGCCCGATGAGGAGGCCACAGTGTATGTTGGGAACCTACCCTATGACACCGAGAGTGAGTACCTTCCCCAGCTCTTCAAGTATGCCGGAACCGTCGAGTCCTCGGAG ATCATTTACAACAAGGAAACAGGCCAGAGCCGTGGGTTCGGATTCATCACGATGAGTACCGTTGAGCAGGCTGAGAAGGCTGTGGAGATATTCCATGGCAGT AAGCTGGATGGCAGGCTTATGACTGTGAACAAGGCAGGTGCTTCTAGAACTGCCCGGACCGAAGACAGACGTTCTCCCCGCTGGTCCGGATCTTCGACGGCCGTCAAAATCTACGTGGGTCATCTGCCTTACGAAGTGGACGATTCTCGGCTAAAGCGGCTGTTCAGCAGGTACGGCGATGTGGTCGATGCCGAGGTCATCTACGACTACGGAGGAGCGGGTTGGCGCTCCCGGGGCTTCGGTTTCGTCACCATGGCAACGCGGGAGGAAGCGGACGACGCGATTTGGGACCTCGACAAGCAG ATATGGAGGGGGCGTGAACTGCGCGTTGAAGTTGCCAAAGAGGAGAGGCGGGGTTGGACGGCAGGACTTGGGTCCAGATTCAGACATGCAGGGCCCTTGCttccttttttttga
- the LOC123184863 gene encoding uncharacterized protein isoform X1 encodes MFVASIISVQRFNLAMVIFALMIAPLGNLQIPAAALRIGLAVWRLIVIRQDYKQNLESRTNLEPSLIIFYVMVLGQGLLYIVAAILEMFSFILQRSLIHRVGFRGPSEVQYVNLYYAYAFDRCMEGSMLAPKKTSLIIFAMDSLKSDSPKMQLYGLKMLHKFLKKEPLKTKATLELTTYTKTVTCLISMLGWTSEVDRDIRTFAAKVTAELADNLRVVHIPGAVQLIASLLDTIHRENIKNPFLDIGSPEPKQDNLIQRVSGNEQTSSLLKWLKQMVVYCLIPREEPTTYTDEQNTHILGYWRQTTERPSVLEEEPSTDQDLLSVQGMFILQKLASFDLENGIEISRVTGLISKIVEFTSNITVMTNISETHKTLLKLSSLKLLARLSSTKGKFGVTLRQKITEHPFILSNLAEILDNRGSSHELRELTTELLRNLAMEENVKEEIGQIPVIISRLMDAFLSQGTPSSADSDHLLRMISGQALAVLAMESANNCLIMLAEPGYMFIKELTLMIHSDKYRYVASSLLRNMCVHARSELRNSDLKEISYILREVLEGIMDAEGTELEVLIGLSSQICNVIPEDFARELEHGQIKDRFIKRLVHALNSNMIPTAHCLGFRRVIVEHAIYMMESNLVYTTCFKNCWMMEALLMVERKPSRAENYRFFLGDAGLMKHNIPLCALVARAKELMGH; translated from the exons ATGTTTGTTGCGTCAATAATTTCTGTTCAAAGATTTAACCTTGCGATGGTCATATTTGCTCTAATGATAGCGCCACTGGGCAACCTCCAGATTCCAGCAGCAGCATTGCGCATTGGGCTGGCAGTGTGGCGCCTTATAGTTATACGACAGGACTACAAGCAAAACCTTGAGAGCAGGACAAACCTTGAGCCATCTCTCATCATCTTTTATGTGATGGTGCTTGGACAAGGATTACTCTACATTGTTGCCGCCATCCTTGAGATGTTTTCATTCATCTTACAAAGATCCCTGATCCATCGTGTTGGGTTTAGAGGTCCCTCTGAAGTGCAATATGTCAATTTGTATTATGCATATGCCTTCGACAGATGCATGGAAGGTTCTATGCTTGCTCCAAAGAAGACCAGCCTCATCATATTTGCAATGGATTCTTTGAAGTCAGACTCACCCAAGATGCAACTCTATGGGCTTAAGATGCTACACAAATTTCTGAAAAAGGAGCCCCTAAAGACTAAAGCCACGTTAGAACTCACCACTTACACAAAGACAGTGACCTGCTTGATCAGCATGTTGGGCTGGACGAGTGAAGTGGATAGAGATATTAGAACATTTGCTGCGAAAGTCACGGCTGAGCTCGCTGATAACCTTAGAGTTGTCCATATACCTGGGGCAGTGCAGCTCATAGCCTCACTTTTGGACACTATTCACAGAGAGAATATAAAGAATCCGTTTTTGGACATTGGTAGCCCTGAGCCAAAACAAGACAACCTGATTCAGCGAGTTAGCGGAAATGAACAGACATCCTCACTGCTTAAATGGTTGAAACAGATGGTTGTTTACTGTTTGATTCCAAGAGAGGAGCCAACAACTTACACGGACGAACAAAACACCCATATACTCGGATACTGGAGACAGACTACAGAACGTCCATCTGTTCTAGAGGAGGAGCCATCGACCGACCAGGATCTTCTCTCTGTACAGGGCATGTTCATTCTTCAAAAGCTTGCTAGCTTTGATCTGGAGAATGGTATAGAAATCAGTAGAGTGACTGGCCTCATCTCAAAGATTGTAGAGTTCACAAGCAACATAACTGTCATGACAAATATTAGTGAGACACACAAGACACTGCTGAAACTTTCATCTTTGAAGTTGCTGGCAAGACTTTCAAGTACTAAAGGGAAATTTGGTGTAACTTTGCGTCAGAAAATTACAGAACATCCCTTCATTTTGAGCAACCTTGCAGAGATCTTGGACAATAGAGGGAGCAGTCATGAACTTAGGGAGCTCACAACAGAACTTCTTAGAAACCTTGCCATGGAGGAAAATGTGAAGGAGGAGATCGGACAGATCCCCGTGATCATTAGCAGGTTGATGGATGCATTTCTCAGCCAAGGTACACCCTCAAGTGCAGATTCAGATCACTTGCTACGAATGATCTCCGGGCAAGCATTGGCAGTACTGGCAATGGAGAGTGCCAACAACTGCTTGATTATGTTAGCAGAACCAGGGTACATGTTTATCAAGGAACTAACACTTATGATCCATAGTGACAAGTACAGGTATGTAGCATCAAGCCTGTTGCGGAATATGTGTGTGCATGCTCGATCTGAGCTTCGCAACTCTGACCTGAAGGAAATTTCCTACATTCTGAGAGAG GTGCTGGAAGGAATAATGGATGCAGAAGGGACAGAACTGGAGGTCCTTATTGGTCTTAGTTCACAAATATGTAATGTCATTCCAGAAGACTTTGCGAGAGAGCTTGAACATGGTCAGATTAAGGATAGGTTTATAAAGAGGCTTGTCCATGCACTTAACTCAAATATGATACCCACTGCTCATTGTCTTGGCTTCAGGAGGGTGATAGTTGAACATGCCATATACATGATGGAATCCAATCTGGTCTATACTACCTGTTTCAAGAACTGTTGGATGATGGAAGCACTGCTAATGGTAGAGCGTAAACCTTCAAGGGCTGAAAACTACAGGTTCTTCTTGGGTGATGCAGGACTCATGAAGCACAACATACCTCTATGCGCTCTTGTGGCTAGAGCAAAAGAGCTGATGGGCCATTAG